A region from the Papaver somniferum cultivar HN1 unplaced genomic scaffold, ASM357369v1 unplaced-scaffold_125, whole genome shotgun sequence genome encodes:
- the LOC113331288 gene encoding uncharacterized protein LOC113331288 — MRRKDRIRRKILAAEERRRFFDGVPSDSDADASEEETTWVLPEFKVKPMKRVDVELEAEENSDSDDPYTHPDFINGLDSDSDEEEDSEKDNDDESDSSDESDE, encoded by the coding sequence ATGCGTAGAAAAgatcgaatccggcgcaaaaTACTGGCGGCAGAGGAGAGACGCCGATTCTTCGATGGAGTACCTTCTgactctgatgctgatgcttccgaaGAGGAAACCACGTGGGTGTTACCAGAGTTCAAGGTCAAGCCTATGAAAAGAGTTGATGTTGAACTTGAAGCAGAAGAAAACTCGGATTCGGACGATCCTTATACCCATCCAGACTTCATCAATGGTCTTGATAGTGATTCCGACGAAGAggaggattccgagaaggacaatgatgatgaatctgacagCTCAGATGAATCTGACGAATAG